From Proteiniborus sp. MB09-C3, the proteins below share one genomic window:
- the citX gene encoding citrate lyase holo-[acyl-carrier protein] synthase → MKNILRDREERYYKILSLIDKYRVPVICGKINYPGNDKDTLEAVKAFQILKELLTEKLSENSIHTQILSGDDGSSILMAITMKPLEAKKIAVDLEMNHSLGRLFDIDVYAGEGESIGREKLGMESRRCIICQEDARVCMKTGRHSLQEVVDRVNQLINDYTLLNANKPR, encoded by the coding sequence ATGAAAAATATTTTAAGGGATAGAGAGGAAAGATATTATAAAATATTATCTCTAATAGATAAATATAGAGTGCCTGTGATTTGCGGAAAGATAAATTATCCTGGTAATGATAAAGACACTTTGGAAGCTGTAAAGGCTTTTCAAATTCTCAAAGAGCTGTTGACTGAAAAACTTAGTGAGAATAGTATCCATACACAAATATTATCTGGAGACGATGGAAGCAGCATATTAATGGCAATTACCATGAAGCCCCTAGAAGCTAAAAAAATTGCAGTAGATTTGGAAATGAACCACTCGTTAGGAAGGTTATTTGATATAGACGTATATGCAGGAGAGGGAGAATCTATAGGCAGAGAAAAATTGGGCATGGAGTCTAGAAGGTGTATAATCTGTCAGGAAGATGCCAGAGTATGCATGAAAACAGGACGTCACAGCCTTCAGGAAGTAGTGGACAGAGTAAATCAGTTAATCAACGATTATACGTTATTAAATGCTAATAAACCAAGGTAA
- the citG gene encoding triphosphoribosyl-dephospho-CoA synthase CitG, with amino-acid sequence MSIDFGFCEYISEIAIKSMLLEVSATPKPGLVDRNNSGAHKDMDFYTFMESCASQTFTFYKCALEGLKFEGKDKKELLRIIRPIGIEGENKMFNATRGVNTHKGLVFSLGIISAAAGLQYREAKNQKIDVEDICRRVMEITEGIVSRELEHLSKGSLSYGEELFKKHGIKGIRGEVEAGFPTVRNHSLPLFREFMKYEGDINDSLVQVLLHLMAITEDINILGRHGLDELEYTRTAAKEVLSLGGMLTEKGRRKVLELDKEFIRRNISPGGSADLLAVTLILYFLENSLL; translated from the coding sequence ATGTCTATAGATTTCGGCTTTTGTGAATACATCAGTGAAATAGCTATTAAATCCATGCTGCTTGAAGTCAGCGCTACACCTAAGCCTGGTCTTGTAGACAGGAATAACTCTGGGGCTCACAAGGACATGGATTTTTACACATTTATGGAGAGCTGTGCATCTCAAACATTTACTTTTTATAAATGTGCTTTGGAGGGCCTAAAATTTGAGGGTAAAGATAAGAAAGAACTATTGAGAATTATTCGCCCCATAGGTATAGAGGGAGAAAATAAAATGTTTAATGCAACCAGAGGAGTCAATACCCATAAAGGATTGGTCTTTTCATTAGGAATTATTTCGGCAGCAGCAGGGTTACAGTATAGAGAAGCTAAAAACCAAAAAATAGACGTAGAAGATATTTGTCGCAGAGTGATGGAGATAACGGAGGGTATTGTCAGCAGAGAATTAGAGCATTTAAGCAAAGGGTCTTTATCATACGGCGAAGAATTGTTCAAAAAGCATGGAATTAAAGGAATTAGAGGGGAAGTAGAGGCAGGTTTTCCCACTGTAAGAAATCACTCTTTACCTTTATTTCGAGAGTTTATGAAATATGAAGGAGATATAAATGACAGTCTAGTGCAGGTTTTACTTCATCTTATGGCTATTACGGAAGATATTAATATATTAGGAAGACATGGCTTAGATGAACTAGAATATACTAGAACAGCAGCAAAGGAAGTCCTAAGCCTAGGTGGTATGTTAACAGAAAAGGGTAGAAGAAAGGTTTTAGAATTAGATAAAGAATTTATTCGCAGAAATATTAGCCCAGGAGGATCAGCAGATCTTTTAGCCGTAACACTAATACTATATTTTTTAGAAAATTCTTTATTGTAA
- a CDS encoding histidinol-phosphatase HisJ family protein: MYDYHVHSSFSGDCKYSMEDMVKGALEKNIKAFCFTDHIDYDYGNDELDFVFDKEDYFKELKRIRSNYKGQIDILSGIELGMQPHLVRNIHEKMSLEDFDFIIMSIHTVMGKEIHEGELFQDRDLLDAYFLYYDEMLEVLDKFNDFDVVGHINLIDRYVKHMNNKTVRLEEYKEFIEKVLKKIIDKDKGIEINTSGIRYGINSFLPTVEILSLYKELGGEIVTIGSDAHSPEYVGSNYEEAVELLRTLNYKYITTFKNRKKQFIKIE; encoded by the coding sequence ATGTACGATTATCATGTCCATAGTAGCTTTTCTGGTGATTGCAAGTACTCTATGGAGGATATGGTAAAAGGCGCCTTAGAAAAAAACATTAAAGCTTTTTGCTTTACAGATCATATTGACTATGATTATGGCAATGATGAACTAGATTTTGTTTTCGATAAAGAGGATTACTTCAAGGAACTAAAAAGAATAAGGAGTAATTATAAAGGGCAGATAGATATTTTAAGCGGAATTGAACTAGGAATGCAGCCACATCTAGTTAGAAATATTCATGAGAAAATGAGCTTAGAGGACTTTGACTTTATAATTATGTCTATCCATACTGTCATGGGTAAGGAGATACATGAAGGCGAACTATTTCAAGACAGAGATTTATTAGATGCTTATTTTCTTTATTATGACGAAATGCTCGAAGTATTAGATAAATTCAATGATTTTGATGTAGTAGGCCATATAAACTTAATAGATAGATATGTAAAACATATGAATAACAAAACCGTAAGGCTTGAAGAGTATAAGGAGTTTATTGAAAAGGTTTTAAAGAAAATAATAGATAAAGATAAAGGCATTGAAATTAATACTTCTGGAATACGCTATGGGATAAATTCATTCCTTCCTACTGTAGAGATATTGAGCCTTTATAAAGAACTTGGAGGCGAAATTGTTACTATAGGCTCTGATGCACATAGCCCAGAGTATGTTGGATCTAACTATGAAGAAGCAGTTGAACTTTTAAGAACTCTAAATTACAAATATATCACTACATTTAAAAATAGGAAAAAACAATTTATTAAAATAGAGTGA
- a CDS encoding ABC transporter ATP-binding protein: MTNFHEEETLGKAYDSKLMKRLLSYAKPYWVYILICIVLLIAVTAGDLARPYILKYAIDDTIRGYLNPMYVLDKSSGMKGILYKDKIYVRENELSDSEKEVLKNSEMKTILKVNGNYYLVNGYIKSDNHDPAISEQNNEYVLTVDNDKYTADLLSTEDYRLFREKDIKNLKMVGIIFLAVIVLSFAFNYAQVFILNYTSQKIVFNIRQEIFSHLQKMSLSYFDKNPVGRLVTRVTNDTEALNEMYSSVLVTLFKDLFLLTGIIVTMFNMNAKLALFSFTVLPFIIIASIIFRINIRRVYRAVRVRLARINSSLNENITGMKTVHIFSKENKKLKEFDEINKDYLKAANEEIQLYAIFRPAIEIIRSLGLTLIIWIGGNNVINGAIEFGVLYAFINYLQMFFEPILDLTEKYNILQSAMASSERIFMIMDTEEDIKNSEQPIHLDTIKGKIEFKNVWFAYEKDNWVLRDVSFTINPGEAVAFVGATGAGKTSIISLINRFYDIQKGQILIDGIDIKDMDKYQLRRRIGIVLQDVFLFTGTIKDNIRLNNADISDKEIKEVAKYVNADTFIEKLPKKYEEPVMERGSTLSAGQRQLLAFARALAFKPDILVLDEATSNIDTETEILIQDALGKIVKGRTSIAIAHRLSTIQRSDKIIVLHKGQIREIGSHQELLNKGGMYYELYKLQYKEDFQLGESL, from the coding sequence ATGACTAATTTTCATGAAGAAGAAACCTTAGGTAAAGCCTATGATTCCAAGCTTATGAAAAGGCTTCTTTCATATGCAAAACCATACTGGGTATATATCTTAATATGTATAGTCCTCCTTATAGCCGTAACTGCTGGTGATTTGGCGCGTCCATATATATTAAAATATGCAATAGATGATACTATAAGGGGTTATCTCAATCCAATGTATGTGCTTGATAAAAGCTCTGGCATGAAAGGCATTTTATATAAGGATAAAATATATGTTAGGGAAAATGAATTGTCCGATTCTGAAAAAGAAGTACTAAAAAATTCAGAAATGAAGACAATCCTTAAGGTAAATGGCAACTACTACCTAGTAAATGGCTATATAAAAAGTGATAATCATGATCCAGCTATAAGTGAACAAAATAATGAATATGTTTTAACAGTAGATAATGACAAATATACAGCAGATTTACTCTCAACAGAGGATTATAGATTGTTTAGAGAAAAGGATATAAAAAATCTTAAGATGGTTGGAATAATTTTTCTCGCAGTAATTGTCCTAAGCTTTGCTTTTAATTATGCTCAGGTTTTTATATTAAACTATACTAGCCAAAAGATTGTTTTCAATATAAGACAGGAGATTTTTTCACATTTGCAGAAAATGTCTCTTTCATATTTTGATAAAAATCCAGTAGGTAGACTTGTTACTAGAGTCACAAACGATACAGAAGCCTTAAATGAAATGTATTCTAGTGTACTAGTTACACTTTTTAAGGATTTATTTCTGTTAACAGGTATCATAGTTACTATGTTTAATATGAATGCTAAATTAGCTTTGTTTTCTTTTACTGTCTTGCCTTTTATAATTATTGCCTCAATTATTTTTAGGATAAATATTAGAAGAGTTTATAGGGCAGTAAGAGTAAGACTAGCTCGTATAAACTCATCCCTAAATGAAAATATAACTGGAATGAAGACAGTTCATATATTTAGCAAGGAAAACAAAAAGCTTAAAGAGTTTGACGAAATAAACAAAGATTATCTAAAGGCTGCCAATGAGGAAATTCAGCTATATGCTATATTCAGACCTGCTATAGAAATAATACGCTCTTTAGGCTTAACATTGATTATATGGATTGGTGGTAATAATGTTATAAATGGCGCCATAGAGTTTGGGGTATTATATGCATTCATAAATTATCTGCAAATGTTCTTTGAGCCTATATTGGATTTAACTGAAAAATATAATATTCTTCAATCTGCAATGGCCTCCTCTGAGAGAATTTTTATGATAATGGATACTGAGGAAGATATTAAAAATTCAGAACAACCAATACATCTAGATACTATAAAGGGTAAAATCGAATTCAAAAATGTATGGTTTGCATATGAAAAAGATAATTGGGTGCTTAGAGATGTAAGCTTCACCATAAACCCAGGAGAGGCTGTAGCCTTTGTTGGTGCAACGGGTGCAGGTAAAACTTCTATCATTAGCTTAATAAACAGGTTTTATGATATACAAAAAGGTCAAATATTAATTGATGGAATTGATATAAAAGACATGGATAAGTATCAATTAAGGAGACGAATAGGAATTGTCCTTCAAGATGTTTTCCTTTTTACAGGAACTATCAAGGATAATATTAGATTAAATAATGCAGATATATCTGATAAGGAAATCAAAGAAGTTGCTAAATATGTCAATGCAGACACTTTTATTGAAAAGCTTCCTAAGAAATATGAGGAACCTGTTATGGAAAGAGGTTCTACTCTCTCAGCAGGTCAAAGACAGCTTCTTGCATTTGCGAGAGCTTTAGCATTTAAGCCTGATATATTAGTATTAGATGAAGCTACCTCAAACATTGATACTGAGACAGAAATTCTTATCCAAGATGCTCTTGGTAAGATAGTTAAGGGAAGAACATCTATAGCTATAGCTCACAGGCTATCCACAATACAGCGTTCTGATAAGATAATTGTTCTCCATAAAGGACAAATAAGAGAAATTGGTTCTCATCAAGAATTGTTAAATAAAGGCGGTATGTACTACGAGCTTTATAAATTACAGTATAAAGAGGATTTTCAATTAGGAGAAAGCCTATAA
- a CDS encoding ABC transporter ATP-binding protein — MHNFKTLKEFFIKHKWKYVLGIMWLLIVDLVQLLVPQIFRVITDSLEKGTLTRQNLIKYSAYIILTGLIIGVGRYFWRIYINKTSRQLEYYIRNKLFHHLQTLSTNYFNNHKTGDLMAHATNDINAVRMALGPGIVMITDAFFITISAIYAMIGTANLKLTLISLIPLPFLAFLVMKFGKMIHGKFKDVQDAFSKLTDSVQENFAGVRVIKSFVQEEKEIDKFTDSNEHNFKMNMSLIKVWGMFSPLIQFISALSFLILIWYGGISVINNEISLGDFVALNSYLGLLVWPIMAIGWVINMFQRGIASMERLNTIFNEKPEIVDSENALSLTEINGDLEYNNVSFKYPGSNNYALKNINIKIKQGDTLAIIGRTGSGKTTLVNLLIRLFDIQEGDILIDGVNIRDVTLKSLRENVGYVPQESFLFSTTIKGNIGFAFDEEVEDERIVEAAKLSELYSNILDFPEQFDTILGERGVTLSGGQKQRTSIARAIIKSPGILILDDSLSAVDTQTEEKILENLNEIMESRTTIIISHRISTIKNANEIIVLDNGEIAQRGTHDELLENEGIYKNIYEKQLLEDRIQNL, encoded by the coding sequence ATGCATAATTTCAAAACTTTAAAAGAATTTTTCATCAAACATAAGTGGAAGTATGTACTAGGTATTATGTGGCTTTTAATAGTTGACTTAGTTCAGCTATTGGTACCTCAAATATTTAGGGTAATTACGGATTCACTTGAAAAGGGAACATTAACACGCCAAAATCTTATAAAATATTCAGCTTACATAATTCTAACTGGACTTATCATTGGCGTAGGTAGGTATTTTTGGAGAATATACATTAATAAAACATCAAGACAACTGGAATATTACATAAGAAACAAACTATTTCATCATCTCCAAACACTTTCCACTAACTACTTTAATAATCATAAAACAGGAGACTTAATGGCCCATGCAACAAATGATATAAATGCAGTAAGAATGGCTTTGGGTCCTGGTATTGTAATGATAACCGATGCCTTCTTCATAACTATATCAGCCATATATGCAATGATAGGGACTGCAAATTTAAAGCTCACTTTAATATCACTTATACCATTACCTTTTTTAGCCTTTTTAGTTATGAAATTTGGTAAAATGATACATGGTAAATTTAAAGATGTACAAGATGCATTTTCAAAATTAACTGACAGCGTTCAAGAAAATTTTGCAGGAGTAAGGGTAATTAAATCCTTTGTTCAAGAAGAAAAAGAAATTGATAAATTCACAGATTCAAATGAGCATAACTTTAAAATGAATATGAGTCTAATTAAAGTATGGGGAATGTTTTCACCATTGATTCAATTTATATCTGCCTTAAGCTTTCTAATATTAATATGGTATGGTGGAATATCAGTAATAAATAATGAAATTTCCTTAGGTGATTTTGTAGCACTTAATAGCTATCTAGGACTTCTAGTATGGCCCATAATGGCAATTGGTTGGGTAATAAATATGTTTCAAAGAGGGATCGCCTCAATGGAAAGATTAAATACAATATTTAATGAAAAGCCTGAAATTGTAGACAGCGAAAATGCCCTAAGTCTTACTGAAATAAATGGAGACTTAGAATATAACAATGTATCCTTTAAGTATCCTGGAAGTAACAACTATGCTTTGAAAAATATCAATATTAAAATTAAACAGGGAGACACTCTAGCTATCATTGGTAGAACAGGAAGCGGAAAAACAACATTAGTAAATCTATTAATTAGGCTTTTCGATATACAAGAAGGAGATATTTTAATAGATGGAGTTAATATCAGGGACGTTACACTTAAATCTTTAAGAGAAAATGTAGGTTATGTTCCACAAGAAAGCTTCCTTTTCTCCACAACTATTAAAGGAAATATAGGTTTTGCATTTGATGAAGAAGTGGAAGACGAAAGAATAGTAGAAGCTGCAAAGCTTTCAGAGCTTTATTCTAATATCCTAGATTTTCCTGAGCAGTTCGATACAATATTGGGAGAGAGAGGAGTTACCCTATCAGGAGGGCAAAAGCAGAGAACATCTATTGCTCGGGCAATAATTAAAAGCCCAGGCATATTGATACTTGACGATAGCTTATCTGCTGTAGATACTCAAACTGAAGAAAAAATTTTAGAAAATCTAAATGAAATTATGGAGTCTCGTACAACAATAATTATCTCCCACAGAATATCTACAATAAAGAATGCAAATGAGATAATTGTTCTAGATAATGGTGAAATTGCTCAAAGAGGTACTCATGATGAGCTTCTGGAAAATGAAGGTATTTATAAAAATATCTACGAAAAACAACTATTAGAAGATAGAATTCAAAATCTGTAA
- a CDS encoding glycerophosphodiester phosphodiesterase, with product MEGGIVINTLIIAHRGASAYAPENTMVSFMKALEMKSDGIELDAHMTKDGALVVCHDERVDRTTNGKGFIKDFTLEEIRELDAGSWFGEEFRGEKIPELREVLELIKDSNILLNIELKNAPILYAGIEKKTIEMIADYGMEEKVIISSFNHYSLTEVKRINSQIKTGALYMAGLVEPWIYAKRINADALHPLFYNLLVPELIKGCFENGIMLNPFTVDDERYISALLNLEVNGIITNYPDRAVKIRDNTGGN from the coding sequence ATGGAAGGAGGGATTGTTATCAATACATTAATCATTGCACACAGAGGAGCTTCTGCATATGCGCCTGAAAATACGATGGTGTCATTTATGAAAGCTTTAGAGATGAAATCAGATGGAATAGAATTAGATGCACATATGACAAAGGATGGCGCTTTAGTTGTATGTCATGATGAAAGAGTAGATAGAACAACAAATGGAAAAGGATTCATAAAGGATTTCACTTTGGAAGAAATAAGAGAACTTGATGCGGGAAGCTGGTTTGGAGAAGAATTTAGGGGAGAAAAGATACCGGAATTGAGAGAGGTTTTAGAACTTATAAAGGACAGCAATATTTTACTGAATATAGAGTTAAAGAATGCTCCAATACTATATGCAGGAATAGAGAAAAAGACAATTGAAATGATTGCAGATTATGGAATGGAAGAAAAGGTAATAATATCTTCATTTAATCACTATAGCTTAACGGAAGTAAAAAGAATAAATTCTCAAATTAAGACAGGAGCCTTATATATGGCTGGTTTAGTGGAGCCTTGGATATATGCAAAAAGAATAAATGCAGATGCTTTACATCCACTTTTTTACAATTTATTGGTGCCTGAGCTCATAAAAGGCTGCTTTGAAAATGGAATAATGCTAAATCCATTTACTGTTGATGATGAAAGATATATTTCCGCATTACTCAATCTTGAAGTAAATGGCATTATAACCAATTATCCTGATAGAGCAGTGAAAATACGAGATAATACAGGGGGGAATTAG
- a CDS encoding MFS transporter: MKLNYKKTFILGLGFFVISLVWSLYNFYVPLFLRDFIDSQFWINAIMTFDNILAVSLIPVIGAMSDNTRTRFGRRMPFLLIGIPISAVLFSALPFYTSFLSIVIILFFLNLSMSIYRAPTIALMPDITPAPLRSKANGVINFMGGLASVLVLFVGAFVYEYNKYLLFIATSVLMILSLFLLFKFIKEPDKGVVSKEDRVNIFGALSDVIKSEDKTALYILCAIFFWFVAYQGVEATFSNYSVYFLGTTEKTGSIIMSSFAGIFLAFAIPSGFIASKVGKKRTILMGITGLVIVFLILSTIRSTTTFFSLPFNIIMMILMGIGGFFWSLININSYPMVVECTTEDKIGTYTGLYYFFSSLAAILGPLMFGFFVDIVGFGFMFILSSLSFVLAFIFVFLTKPKATENKDIENAN; this comes from the coding sequence ATGAAACTTAACTATAAGAAGACCTTTATACTAGGTCTTGGATTTTTTGTAATTAGTTTAGTGTGGTCGCTTTATAATTTTTATGTTCCATTATTCTTAAGAGACTTTATTGATAGTCAGTTTTGGATAAATGCAATAATGACATTTGATAATATTCTGGCTGTATCCTTAATTCCTGTAATTGGAGCTATGAGCGACAACACTAGGACTAGATTTGGCAGAAGAATGCCTTTTTTACTTATAGGAATACCAATATCAGCTGTATTATTTAGTGCATTGCCTTTTTACACAAGTTTTTTAAGTATAGTTATTATTCTGTTTTTCTTAAACCTATCAATGTCCATATACAGAGCACCTACAATAGCTCTGATGCCTGACATTACACCGGCACCTCTTAGGAGTAAGGCTAATGGGGTTATAAATTTTATGGGTGGATTAGCATCTGTACTAGTTTTATTTGTAGGGGCATTTGTGTATGAATATAATAAATACCTGTTATTCATAGCAACTTCAGTACTTATGATATTATCTCTATTTCTTCTTTTTAAATTTATCAAGGAGCCTGATAAAGGTGTTGTTAGTAAAGAGGATAGGGTTAATATATTTGGTGCATTATCTGATGTAATAAAAAGTGAAGACAAAACAGCCCTTTACATATTGTGTGCAATTTTCTTTTGGTTCGTTGCATACCAAGGGGTTGAGGCTACCTTTAGTAATTATAGTGTCTACTTTTTAGGAACAACGGAGAAAACAGGCTCAATAATTATGAGTAGCTTTGCAGGAATATTTTTAGCATTTGCCATTCCAAGTGGATTTATTGCTTCAAAAGTAGGGAAAAAAAGAACAATTCTAATGGGTATAACAGGATTGGTAATTGTATTCCTCATATTATCTACTATTAGGTCCACTACTACATTTTTTTCATTGCCATTTAATATAATAATGATGATTCTCATGGGAATAGGAGGATTTTTCTGGTCATTAATAAACATAAATTCTTATCCCATGGTAGTTGAGTGTACGACAGAAGATAAAATTGGTACTTATACAGGTCTTTATTATTTCTTTTCATCCTTAGCAGCCATACTTGGACCTTTAATGTTTGGTTTTTTTGTTGATATTGTAGGCTTTGGATTTATGTTTATATTATCCTCTCTTTCATTTGTATTGGCTTTTATATTTGTTTTTTTGACTAAGCCTAAAGCTACTGAAAATAAGGATATTGAAAATGCCAATTAA
- a CDS encoding YegS/Rv2252/BmrU family lipid kinase, which produces MKKIKVIYNPSSGRQIIQKRIDSICRILLDNGYLVGKVATQKKDDATYETIQCCKEDWDAIVVCGGDGTVNEVAAGIVIGGRKVPVAILAAGTVNDFANYMGLPKEPKEFCEMIMNENTLDVDLGSWGDKYFVNVAAGGFLTNVAHQVPAESKNVLGRMAYYLEGLREIPKQMFNGINVRISSDEYSSEEEIFLFLVSNSSSIGGFRMLAPKAQVEDGLLDCIIIRKSEIQDALSIFLNILKGEHVNHPNVEYFKTKKITIETEDEVQVDIDGEYGGLLPATFQVVPRSFRIFN; this is translated from the coding sequence ATGAAGAAAATAAAAGTAATTTATAATCCTTCTTCCGGTAGACAGATTATTCAAAAGAGGATAGATTCAATATGTAGAATACTTTTGGATAATGGTTATCTAGTAGGAAAGGTAGCAACTCAAAAAAAGGACGATGCCACGTACGAAACTATACAATGCTGCAAAGAAGACTGGGATGCTATAGTGGTTTGTGGAGGAGACGGTACTGTAAATGAGGTTGCAGCGGGGATTGTAATAGGGGGAAGAAAAGTACCAGTTGCTATTTTAGCTGCTGGCACTGTGAATGATTTTGCTAATTATATGGGATTACCCAAGGAGCCAAAGGAATTCTGCGAAATGATAATGAATGAGAACACATTAGATGTAGATTTAGGAAGTTGGGGAGATAAGTATTTTGTAAATGTGGCTGCCGGAGGTTTTTTAACTAATGTAGCCCATCAAGTACCCGCTGAAAGTAAAAATGTTTTAGGAAGAATGGCTTACTACTTAGAAGGACTTAGAGAAATACCTAAGCAAATGTTTAATGGAATAAATGTTAGGATAAGCAGTGATGAATATTCTTCAGAAGAAGAAATATTTCTGTTTTTAGTATCTAACAGCTCATCTATTGGTGGATTTAGAATGCTAGCTCCAAAGGCTCAAGTAGAAGATGGATTACTGGATTGTATTATAATCAGAAAATCTGAAATACAGGATGCATTATCGATTTTCTTAAATATATTAAAAGGTGAACATGTAAATCATCCGAATGTTGAGTATTTTAAAACCAAAAAGATAACTATTGAAACTGAAGATGAGGTACAGGTAGATATTGATGGGGAATATGGTGGACTTCTCCCAGCAACTTTTCAAGTTGTACCTAGAAGCTTTAGAATATTTAATTAA
- a CDS encoding polymer-forming cytoskeletal protein, whose amino-acid sequence MFKKSQENIGKIDTLIGKNTKLNGKIEAKGTIRVDGELDGDIVVDGNVHIGVDGKITGNIEGNSIFVSGTVYGNIKCNEHLRLGNTAKLFGDVEVNTLIIDENAVFEGKCKMENINNGTIMDKETNE is encoded by the coding sequence ATGTTTAAAAAAAGTCAGGAAAATATAGGTAAGATTGATACCTTAATTGGCAAAAACACTAAACTAAATGGTAAAATTGAAGCTAAAGGAACTATTAGAGTAGATGGCGAGCTAGATGGAGATATAGTAGTTGATGGAAATGTTCATATAGGAGTAGACGGTAAAATTACAGGAAATATTGAAGGTAACAGCATATTCGTATCTGGAACAGTATATGGAAACATTAAGTGCAATGAGCATCTCAGACTAGGTAACACTGCAAAGCTATTTGGTGATGTAGAAGTAAACACTTTAATAATAGATGAGAATGCTGTTTTTGAAGGCAAATGCAAAATGGAAAATATAAATAATGGTACCATAATGGACAAAGAAACAAATGAATAA
- a CDS encoding M23 family metallopeptidase: protein MKTVHIKNKKAKTVSLLIIPHSKEISQINIATWIPKFSICLIMMVLLVSGYLSFNLYTSYNILKQDYSEKSHKLETLEVANQQQRLEIENLRSMSAEVQEKLDTIDDLQEIVKGLVGLEDTSEKTSKDKEQSSSSLPSRGGPGLRGNYSTKSNFESQIKELSSLLDKSSEELSSLINDVEAKLKYLDAKPNLMPTTGKITSGFGYRKNPFGRGREFHNGLDIANNSGTKIKAAGSGVVTFAGYNSSYGRYVMISHGYGYQSVYGHNRKILVKVGDKVEKGQIISEMGSSGRSTGPHLHFEVRLNGNPVDPVKVIDNMD, encoded by the coding sequence GTGAAAACCGTACATATAAAGAACAAAAAAGCAAAAACTGTTTCATTGCTCATAATTCCCCATTCTAAGGAGATAAGTCAAATAAATATAGCAACTTGGATTCCAAAGTTTTCCATATGTTTAATTATGATGGTTTTATTAGTGTCTGGATATCTGAGCTTTAACCTATATACTTCTTATAATATTCTAAAACAGGACTACAGTGAAAAAAGTCATAAATTAGAAACACTAGAAGTGGCAAATCAACAGCAAAGACTAGAAATAGAAAATCTAAGATCTATGTCAGCCGAAGTTCAAGAGAAGCTAGATACAATAGATGATCTACAGGAAATTGTAAAGGGTCTAGTTGGTCTTGAAGATACTTCTGAAAAAACGTCAAAAGATAAAGAGCAAAGTTCAAGTAGTCTTCCCTCTAGAGGTGGTCCAGGCCTAAGAGGAAATTACTCTACTAAAAGTAATTTTGAGTCTCAAATAAAAGAATTATCTTCTCTATTAGACAAAAGTTCTGAGGAGTTAAGCTCTCTTATTAATGATGTTGAGGCAAAACTAAAATATTTAGATGCTAAACCTAATTTAATGCCAACTACAGGAAAGATTACGTCTGGATTTGGCTATAGAAAAAATCCTTTTGGGAGAGGCAGAGAGTTTCACAATGGATTAGACATAGCAAATAATTCAGGCACAAAGATAAAAGCTGCAGGAAGTGGAGTTGTAACTTTTGCAGGATATAATTCTAGTTATGGAAGATATGTAATGATAAGTCATGGATATGGTTATCAGTCAGTATATGGACATAATAGAAAAATACTTGTAAAGGTTGGAGACAAGGTTGAAAAGGGACAAATCATCAGTGAAATGGGAAGCTCTGGTAGAAGTACTGGCCCTCACCTTCACTTTGAAGTAAGATTAAACGGAAATCCAGTAGATCCAGTAAAAGTAATAGATAATATGGATTAG